A stretch of the Azorhizobium caulinodans ORS 571 genome encodes the following:
- a CDS encoding NUDIX hydrolase has translation MPSAPKVRAQRRIQYAALPYRQRQDGEVQIRLITSRETRRWVIPKGWPMKGLSPAKAAAREAYEEAGLLGSISTEPLGMYSYDKRLTLQTVPCDVIVFPMKVKRYMKNWPERAERFGFWFSIESAAAAVQEEELSQIILAFGAMMADRFAKKRSRAPVSTEAEDASEAAEGAVADRARKALAAKTKAAKDKAAKDKAAKEKVAADAGPLSDGLGTLAKGKVTGGKATKAKATKAKPVKAKVAKAKTVSSEVVPNVQDAATPVATPAKAKAKAAKPKAAKSAGAKPKAAKAKAAQAASMTEVPAVDGSEPSPATAKARASKASSSKVRSTKPRVAKAKAEAEAAASAAKPKAAKRKAAPKAKGGPKPKGPAAKTKSAAAKRAKGKTGVVPGTVASAAAKGKDAPAEVPAGWALKLPPSTTRH, from the coding sequence ATGCCCTCCGCGCCGAAGGTTCGCGCGCAGCGCCGGATCCAATATGCAGCTCTTCCCTATCGCCAGCGGCAGGATGGCGAGGTGCAGATCCGCCTCATCACGTCCCGCGAGACGCGGCGCTGGGTGATCCCGAAGGGCTGGCCGATGAAGGGCCTGTCGCCCGCGAAGGCGGCTGCGCGCGAGGCGTATGAGGAAGCCGGCCTGCTGGGCAGCATCTCGACCGAGCCGCTCGGCATGTATTCCTATGACAAGCGCCTCACGCTCCAGACGGTGCCGTGCGACGTCATCGTCTTTCCCATGAAGGTGAAGCGCTACATGAAGAACTGGCCGGAGCGCGCCGAGCGCTTCGGCTTCTGGTTCTCCATCGAGAGCGCGGCGGCGGCGGTGCAGGAAGAGGAACTGAGCCAGATCATCCTCGCCTTCGGCGCCATGATGGCGGATCGCTTCGCCAAGAAGCGGTCCCGTGCGCCCGTCAGCACCGAAGCGGAAGACGCCTCCGAGGCGGCGGAAGGCGCGGTTGCCGACCGGGCCCGCAAGGCGCTCGCCGCCAAGACGAAAGCGGCCAAGGACAAGGCCGCCAAAGACAAAGCTGCGAAGGAGAAGGTCGCGGCAGATGCGGGCCCCCTGAGCGATGGGCTCGGGACGCTGGCCAAGGGCAAGGTGACGGGCGGCAAGGCGACGAAGGCCAAGGCCACCAAGGCGAAACCGGTCAAGGCCAAGGTGGCCAAGGCCAAGACCGTTTCCAGCGAGGTCGTGCCCAACGTTCAGGATGCGGCGACGCCTGTGGCCACGCCCGCAAAGGCGAAGGCCAAGGCTGCCAAGCCCAAGGCCGCGAAGTCGGCGGGGGCCAAGCCGAAGGCGGCAAAGGCAAAAGCGGCGCAGGCGGCATCCATGACGGAGGTCCCCGCAGTCGATGGTTCAGAGCCGTCCCCGGCGACGGCCAAGGCGCGGGCGTCCAAGGCAAGTTCGTCCAAGGTACGCTCGACCAAGCCGCGCGTGGCCAAGGCGAAGGCTGAGGCGGAGGCCGCTGCAAGCGCGGCCAAGCCCAAGGCCGCCAAGCGCAAGGCTGCGCCCAAGGCAAAGGGCGGCCCGAAGCCGAAAGGGCCTGCGGCCAAGACCAAGAGCGCCGCCGCGAAGCGCGCGAAGGGCAAGACGGGCGTGGTGCCGGGCACCGTGGCGAGCGCCGCTGCCAAGGGCAAGGACGCGCCGGCCGAGGTTCCGGCCGGCTGGGCCCTGAAGCTTCCCCCCTCGACCACGCGCCACTGA
- the cysE gene encoding serine O-acetyltransferase — protein sequence MIMGSRHRAAAALAPVAGVTLAHEERPGLWRQIREDVACVKSRDPAARGTLEILLTYPGVHAVIWYRLAHRLWRANVKFPARFLSWLGRLVSNVDIHPGARIGRRFFIDHGACVVIGETAEVGDDVTLYHGVTLGGTSWTPGKRHPTLQDGVLVGAGAKILGPITVGAGARVGANSVVIEDVPPGMTVVGIPGRVVKPLADRRRLGDGRIDLEHHLMPDPVGEAVCSLLDRIEFLEARLAHHQEQGHPGADLGLPESAAGSRQDRLPKDHSSAA from the coding sequence ATGATCATGGGCTCGCGTCATCGCGCGGCGGCCGCTCTAGCGCCTGTCGCTGGCGTCACCCTGGCGCATGAGGAGCGCCCCGGCCTCTGGCGGCAGATCCGCGAGGATGTAGCCTGCGTGAAGTCACGCGATCCCGCCGCCCGCGGCACGCTCGAAATCCTGCTCACCTATCCCGGCGTGCATGCGGTGATCTGGTATCGGTTGGCCCACCGTCTCTGGCGTGCGAACGTGAAATTCCCGGCCCGCTTCCTGTCCTGGCTTGGGCGTCTGGTGAGCAATGTGGACATCCATCCCGGCGCCCGCATCGGCCGCCGCTTCTTCATCGATCACGGCGCCTGCGTGGTCATCGGCGAGACGGCCGAGGTGGGGGATGACGTCACGCTCTATCACGGCGTGACGCTGGGCGGCACCTCCTGGACCCCGGGCAAGCGTCACCCGACCCTTCAGGATGGCGTTCTGGTGGGGGCGGGGGCGAAGATCCTGGGGCCGATCACCGTTGGTGCCGGGGCGCGTGTCGGTGCCAATTCCGTGGTCATCGAGGATGTGCCGCCGGGCATGACGGTGGTGGGTATTCCCGGACGCGTGGTGAAGCCGCTGGCGGACCGTCGCCGTCTGGGGGACGGTCGCATCGACCTCGAGCATCACCTGATGCCCGATCCCGTGGGGGAGGCGGTCTGTTCGCTGCTGGACCGCATCGAGTTCCTGGAGGCGCGCCTCGCCCACCATCAGGAGCAGGGACATCCCGGCGCGGACCTTGGGTTGCCTGAAAGCGCGGCGGGCTCCCGCCAGGATCGCTTGCCGAAGGATCACAGCAGCGCGGCCTGA
- the nifV gene encoding homocitrate synthase: MLAKTPANPAPLQRTAFLNDTTLRDGEQAPGVAFTRKEKIEIAAALAAAGVPEIEAGTPAMGDEEVETIRSIVSLNLPTRVMAWCRMSEDDLMAAVAAGVKIVNVSIPTSDRQLAGKLGKDRAWALGRVAEVVTLARRLGFEVAVGGEDSSRADPDFLCRLAETAKAAGAFRLRLADTLGVLDPFGTYALVRRVAATTDIELEFHAHDDLGLATANTLAAVMGGARHASVTVAGLGERAGNAALEEVAIALRQTARAETGIAPAALKPLAELVCGAAARPVPRGKAIVGADVFTHESGIHVSGLLKDRATYEALNPELFGRGHTVVLGKHSGLAAVEKALADEGITVDAVRGRAILDRVRAFAVRTKENVSRETLLRFYQDSFTESALRLRRAAVEGAI, encoded by the coding sequence ATGCTCGCCAAGACACCCGCAAACCCCGCGCCGCTTCAGCGGACGGCGTTCCTGAACGACACCACGCTGCGCGACGGCGAGCAGGCGCCGGGTGTCGCCTTCACCCGCAAGGAGAAGATCGAGATCGCCGCCGCCCTTGCCGCCGCCGGTGTCCCGGAGATCGAGGCGGGAACGCCCGCCATGGGCGACGAAGAGGTGGAAACCATCCGCTCCATCGTCTCGCTGAACCTCCCGACGCGCGTCATGGCCTGGTGCCGCATGAGCGAGGACGACCTGATGGCCGCCGTCGCGGCGGGCGTGAAGATCGTCAATGTCTCCATTCCCACCTCCGACCGGCAACTGGCCGGCAAGCTCGGCAAGGATCGCGCCTGGGCGCTCGGCCGTGTGGCGGAGGTGGTGACACTGGCGCGTCGGCTCGGCTTTGAGGTGGCGGTAGGGGGCGAGGATTCCTCGCGGGCCGATCCCGATTTTCTCTGCCGTCTCGCGGAGACGGCGAAGGCGGCGGGCGCCTTTCGCCTGCGGCTGGCCGACACGCTTGGCGTGCTTGACCCCTTCGGCACCTATGCATTGGTGCGCCGGGTGGCCGCCACCACCGACATCGAGCTTGAGTTCCACGCCCATGACGATCTCGGCCTTGCCACCGCCAATACGCTGGCGGCGGTGATGGGCGGAGCGCGTCACGCCAGCGTCACCGTCGCCGGGCTCGGCGAGCGCGCGGGCAATGCCGCGCTGGAGGAAGTGGCCATCGCCCTGCGCCAGACGGCGCGGGCGGAGACCGGCATCGCTCCGGCCGCGCTGAAGCCGCTGGCCGAACTAGTGTGCGGCGCCGCCGCCCGTCCGGTGCCGCGCGGCAAGGCCATCGTCGGCGCGGATGTGTTCACCCACGAGTCGGGCATCCATGTCTCCGGCCTGCTCAAGGACCGGGCCACCTATGAAGCTCTGAATCCGGAACTGTTCGGGCGTGGCCACACGGTGGTGCTCGGAAAGCATTCCGGTCTTGCGGCGGTGGAGAAGGCGCTGGCCGACGAGGGCATCACCGTGGATGCGGTGCGCGGGCGCGCCATTCTCGACCGGGTGCGGGCTTTTGCTGTCCGCACCAAGGAGAATGTTTCCCGCGAGACGCTGCTGCGCTTCTATCAGGACAGCTTCACCGAGTCCGCGCTGCGTCTGCGGCGGGCCGCCGTGGAAGGCGCAATCTGA
- a CDS encoding pyridoxamine 5'-phosphate oxidase family protein translates to MSRIETVEQLRSHYKAVSPRAAQKVLSKLDAHCRRFIGLSPFVMLATSSRDGALDVTPRGDLPGFVQVEDETTLILPDRPGNNRLDSLTNILENPGIGLIFLIPGVDETLRINGTAEIRVDEDLRRASAVEGKLPTSVLRISVREAYLHCAKAFMRSRLWDPEAQVERSVLPTLGQMLKDQIGLAEAESQEAMLARFQHAMY, encoded by the coding sequence ATGAGCCGTATCGAGACCGTCGAGCAACTGCGCAGCCACTACAAGGCGGTCTCGCCCCGCGCCGCCCAGAAGGTGTTGTCGAAGCTTGATGCGCACTGCCGCCGCTTCATCGGCCTCAGCCCCTTCGTCATGCTTGCCACATCGAGCCGCGACGGTGCCCTCGACGTGACGCCGCGCGGCGACCTGCCCGGCTTCGTACAGGTGGAGGACGAGACCACGCTCATCCTGCCTGACCGGCCGGGCAACAACCGCCTCGACAGCCTCACCAACATTCTCGAAAACCCCGGCATCGGCCTCATCTTTCTCATCCCCGGCGTGGACGAGACGCTGCGCATCAACGGCACGGCGGAGATCCGGGTGGACGAGGATCTGCGTCGCGCCAGCGCGGTGGAGGGCAAGCTGCCGACCTCGGTCCTGCGCATCAGCGTGCGCGAGGCCTATCTGCACTGCGCCAAGGCCTTCATGCGCTCGCGCCTGTGGGACCCGGAGGCGCAGGTGGAGCGCTCCGTGCTTCCGACCCTTGGCCAGATGCTGAAGGACCAGATCGGTCTTGCGGAAGCCGAGAGCCAGGAAGCCATGCTCGCCCGCTTCCAGCATGCCATGTATTGA
- the phnF gene encoding phosphonate metabolism transcriptional regulator PhnF — protein sequence MQDDSLDVADHGPMTGERDGDLRRGSGVALWKQIAETLEAEIVSGARPAGARLPVEAELAERFGVNRHTVRRALGVLTERGLVEATPGRGTFVKEPPLRYPIGPRTRFSEIVLANGREPHGRFLGSQVEAATPDVARELGLSVGDRVLRIDTMHEADGVPMSCGSSWFVHSRCQDLDLIYAATGSLTRALSTLGIVDYRRKETRIGARIADERERMLLAIPAGRSVMVLERVDVDIAGVPLQWGRSSFVADRVQLIIKP from the coding sequence GTGCAGGACGACAGTTTGGACGTGGCGGATCACGGCCCGATGACAGGCGAGCGGGACGGCGATCTGCGCCGCGGCAGCGGCGTGGCGCTCTGGAAGCAGATCGCCGAGACGCTGGAGGCGGAGATCGTCTCGGGTGCGCGCCCTGCGGGCGCCCGCCTGCCGGTCGAGGCGGAACTGGCGGAACGGTTCGGCGTCAACCGTCACACGGTGCGCCGGGCGCTCGGCGTCCTCACGGAACGGGGCCTCGTGGAAGCGACGCCCGGCCGCGGTACCTTCGTGAAGGAGCCGCCGCTGCGCTATCCCATCGGTCCGCGCACCCGCTTTTCGGAAATCGTGCTGGCCAACGGCCGCGAGCCGCATGGCCGTTTCCTTGGCTCGCAGGTGGAGGCGGCGACGCCGGACGTGGCGCGGGAACTGGGCCTCTCGGTCGGCGACAGGGTGCTGCGCATCGACACCATGCATGAGGCGGACGGCGTGCCCATGTCCTGCGGCTCGTCCTGGTTCGTCCATTCCCGCTGTCAGGACCTCGACCTCATCTATGCGGCAACGGGCTCGCTAACCCGTGCGCTCTCCACCCTCGGCATCGTCGATTATCGCCGCAAGGAAACCCGCATCGGCGCGCGCATCGCCGACGAACGCGAGCGCATGCTTCTCGCGATCCCCGCCGGGCGCTCCGTCATGGTTCTGGAACGGGTGGATGTGGACATTGCCGGCGTGCCATTACAGTGGGGCCGTTCGAGCTTCGTCGCCGACCGGGTCCAGTTGATCATCAAGCCCTGA
- the phnG gene encoding phosphonate C-P lyase system protein PhnG, producing MAAEDTTQRQAIMGTLARATAQELSAAVERFKPLPPIHDLRPAEVGLAMVRGRIGGDGDAFNAGEATVTRAAVRIEGGATGVSYLLGRAPDRARTAAILDALWQDNALRIAVEEALGPVRARLAAEATDAREKTEATKVNFFTMVRGED from the coding sequence ATGGCGGCGGAAGACACGACGCAACGCCAGGCGATCATGGGAACACTCGCCCGCGCCACGGCGCAGGAGCTGTCCGCAGCGGTGGAGCGGTTCAAGCCGCTGCCCCCCATTCACGACCTGCGCCCGGCCGAAGTGGGACTCGCCATGGTGCGGGGCCGCATCGGCGGCGATGGCGATGCCTTCAATGCCGGCGAGGCCACCGTCACCCGCGCGGCCGTCCGCATCGAAGGTGGCGCGACCGGCGTCTCCTATTTGCTCGGCCGGGCGCCGGACCGGGCCCGAACCGCCGCCATCCTTGACGCGCTCTGGCAGGACAATGCCCTGCGGATCGCAGTGGAAGAGGCGCTTGGCCCCGTGCGGGCCCGCCTCGCGGCGGAGGCAACGGACGCCCGAGAAAAGACAGAAGCGACCAAGGTGAACTTCTTCACCATGGTCCGTGGAGAGGACTGA
- the phnH gene encoding phosphonate C-P lyase system protein PhnH encodes MTDLALGFADPVREAQATFKAVMWAISRPGNRMPLATGLKPPAPLTPEMAACVLAVADYETPLWLDAKLAARAEVLDFLRFHTGAPILAEPGEARLALISDPAALPPLTDFAQGTPEYPDRSTTLILAVDDLTDAPFTLEGPGIKHTRRFGAAPLPADFAARWADNRLLFPLGVDLIFTTSGLVSALPRSTRITAEA; translated from the coding sequence ATGACCGATCTTGCCCTCGGCTTCGCCGATCCCGTCCGCGAGGCGCAGGCCACCTTCAAGGCGGTGATGTGGGCCATCTCGCGCCCCGGCAACCGGATGCCGCTCGCCACCGGCCTCAAGCCTCCGGCGCCGCTCACGCCCGAAATGGCCGCCTGCGTCCTCGCGGTCGCCGATTATGAGACGCCTCTCTGGCTCGATGCGAAGCTCGCCGCCCGCGCCGAAGTGCTGGACTTCCTGCGCTTCCATACCGGGGCCCCGATCCTCGCGGAGCCGGGCGAGGCGCGCCTCGCGCTCATCAGCGATCCGGCGGCGCTCCCGCCCCTCACCGATTTCGCCCAGGGCACGCCTGAGTATCCGGATCGCTCCACCACGCTCATTCTCGCGGTGGACGATCTCACCGATGCGCCCTTCACGCTGGAAGGGCCGGGAATCAAGCATACGCGCCGCTTCGGCGCGGCGCCGCTGCCCGCGGATTTTGCCGCCCGCTGGGCCGACAACCGGCTGCTGTTTCCGCTGGGTGTCGATCTCATCTTCACCACGTCAGGGCTGGTGTCGGCCCTGCCGCGCTCCACCCGCATCACCGCGGAGGCCTGA
- a CDS encoding carbon-phosphorus lyase complex subunit PhnI has protein sequence MYVAVKGGETAIRNAHALLAETRRGDTSVPEIGIDQIAGQLTLAVDRVMSEGSLYDRPLAALAIKQARGDLIEAIFLVRAFRTTLPRFGYSEPVDTGRMRVERRISATYKDIPGGQVLGPTFDYTHRLLDPTLATTGGAAGAPKGQPARADGAAEPGPMPRVTDLLGDEGLIEPAPATGEEPRDLTREPLSFPADRPLRLQNLARGDEGFLLSLGYSTQRGYARSHPFVGEIRFGTVEVELFVEELGFAVPLGDIALTECQMVNQFKGSASEPPKFTRGYGLVFGQSERKAMSVALVDRALRFKELGEEQSAPAQDEEFVLSHSDNVQATGFVEHLKLPHYVDFQAELDLVRRMRAEHADGTETSQQEAAE, from the coding sequence ATGTATGTGGCCGTCAAGGGTGGCGAGACCGCCATCCGCAACGCCCATGCCCTGCTCGCCGAGACCCGGCGTGGGGATACGTCGGTGCCGGAGATCGGCATCGACCAGATCGCCGGCCAGCTCACGCTGGCGGTGGATCGCGTGATGAGCGAAGGCTCGCTTTATGACCGCCCACTCGCCGCGCTTGCCATCAAGCAGGCGCGCGGCGATCTCATCGAGGCCATCTTCCTCGTGCGCGCCTTCCGCACCACCTTGCCCCGCTTCGGCTATAGCGAGCCGGTGGACACGGGCCGGATGCGCGTGGAACGGCGCATCTCCGCCACCTACAAGGACATTCCGGGCGGCCAGGTGCTCGGCCCCACCTTCGATTACACCCATCGCCTGCTGGACCCGACGCTCGCGACGACCGGCGGCGCGGCCGGTGCGCCCAAGGGCCAGCCCGCACGCGCGGACGGCGCGGCGGAGCCCGGTCCCATGCCCCGCGTCACCGATCTTCTGGGCGACGAGGGGCTGATCGAGCCGGCGCCCGCCACCGGCGAGGAGCCGCGCGATCTCACCCGGGAACCCTTGAGCTTCCCCGCCGACCGTCCCCTCCGCCTCCAGAATCTCGCGCGGGGCGATGAGGGCTTCCTGCTCTCGCTCGGCTATTCCACCCAGCGCGGCTATGCCCGCAGCCATCCCTTCGTGGGCGAGATCCGCTTCGGCACCGTCGAGGTGGAGCTGTTCGTGGAGGAACTGGGCTTTGCGGTGCCGCTCGGCGACATCGCGCTCACCGAGTGCCAGATGGTGAACCAGTTCAAGGGCTCCGCCAGCGAGCCGCCGAAGTTCACGCGCGGCTATGGCCTCGTGTTCGGCCAGAGCGAGCGCAAGGCCATGTCGGTGGCGCTGGTGGATCGCGCGCTCCGCTTCAAGGAACTGGGCGAAGAACAGTCCGCCCCCGCGCAGGACGAGGAATTTGTCCTCTCCCACTCCGACAATGTGCAGGCCACCGGCTTCGTGGAGCATCTGAAGCTGCCGCACTACGTGGATTTCCAGGCCGAACTCGACCTCGTGCGCCGGATGCGCGCCGAGCATGCGGACGGCACCGAGACCAGCCAGCAGGAGGCGGCGGAATGA
- a CDS encoding alpha-D-ribose 1-methylphosphonate 5-phosphate C-P-lyase PhnJ produces MPAITYNFAYLDEQTKRMIRRAILKAIAIPGYQVPFASREMPMPYGWGTGGVQVTAAILGPDDVLKVIDQGSDDTTNAVAIRGFFETTAGVATTTRTQDATVIQTRHRVPETALQAHQVLVYQVPIPEPLRFLEPRETETRKLHALADYGLMHVKLYEDIARHGHIATTYAYPVEVDGRYVMDPSPIPKFDNPKMDDSPALQLFGAGREKRIYAIPPHTKVVPLDFEDHPFKVQHFAKPCALCGATGVYLDEVILDDRGGRMFVCSDTDHCNTRQGEGHRGEMSGLPEAAE; encoded by the coding sequence ATGCCGGCCATCACCTACAATTTTGCCTATCTGGACGAGCAGACGAAAAGGATGATCCGCCGGGCGATCCTGAAGGCCATTGCCATTCCCGGCTATCAGGTGCCCTTCGCCAGCCGCGAAATGCCCATGCCCTATGGCTGGGGCACCGGCGGCGTTCAGGTGACGGCCGCGATCCTCGGACCCGACGATGTGCTCAAGGTCATCGATCAGGGTTCGGACGACACCACGAATGCGGTGGCCATCCGCGGCTTCTTCGAGACCACGGCCGGTGTTGCCACCACGACGCGCACGCAGGACGCCACCGTCATCCAGACGCGGCACCGGGTGCCCGAGACCGCGCTTCAGGCGCATCAGGTGCTGGTCTATCAGGTGCCGATCCCCGAGCCGCTGCGCTTCCTCGAGCCGCGCGAGACCGAGACGCGGAAGCTGCATGCGCTGGCCGATTACGGCCTCATGCATGTGAAGCTCTATGAGGACATCGCCCGCCACGGCCATATCGCCACCACCTATGCCTATCCGGTGGAAGTGGACGGGCGCTATGTGATGGACCCCTCGCCCATCCCGAAGTTCGACAACCCGAAGATGGACGACAGCCCGGCGCTCCAGCTCTTCGGCGCGGGGCGCGAGAAGCGCATCTATGCCATTCCCCCGCACACCAAGGTGGTACCCCTCGATTTCGAGGACCATCCCTTCAAGGTGCAGCATTTCGCGAAGCCCTGCGCGCTCTGCGGCGCCACCGGCGTCTATCTGGACGAAGTGATCCTCGATGATCGCGGCGGGCGCATGTTCGTGTGCTCGGACACCGACCATTGCAATACCCGTCAGGGCGAGGGCCATCGCGGCGAGATGAGCGGGCTTCCGGAGGCGGCGGAATGA
- a CDS encoding GNAT family N-acetyltransferase, with protein sequence MSALTIRPATGDDLPDVLALYAQPGMDDGKILPLDEAKALFDRFARYPDYVLYVAQDANGIVGTFALLVMDNLGHLGAPSAVIEDVVVSPARQGGGVGGAMMRFAMKKAAEKGCYKLVLSSNAKRVKAHQFYENLGFRRHGVSLHVDLTPEGEALPPTEPREVAS encoded by the coding sequence ATGAGCGCGCTCACCATCCGCCCCGCCACTGGAGATGACCTGCCGGACGTCCTCGCCCTCTATGCCCAGCCGGGCATGGATGACGGCAAGATCCTGCCGCTGGACGAGGCCAAGGCGCTCTTTGACCGTTTCGCCCGCTATCCCGACTATGTGCTGTATGTGGCACAGGACGCGAACGGCATCGTCGGCACCTTCGCGCTGCTGGTGATGGACAATCTCGGCCATCTCGGCGCGCCCTCGGCCGTCATTGAGGATGTGGTCGTCTCTCCCGCCCGACAGGGCGGCGGGGTCGGCGGCGCCATGATGCGCTTCGCCATGAAGAAGGCCGCCGAAAAGGGCTGCTACAAGCTGGTCCTCTCCTCCAACGCCAAGCGCGTGAAGGCCCACCAGTTCTACGAGAACCTCGGCTTCCGCCGCCATGGCGTGAGCCTGCACGTGGACCTGACGCCCGAGGGCGAGGCCCTCCC